In Agrobacterium tumefaciens, a single genomic region encodes these proteins:
- a CDS encoding extensin family protein, with product MAYVSLPRRLVTLLMISTVMVSCSAEGLVPPAEVDGTTRVSAIRSSRQQGYSAPAGAVNQVERAGQGADYPSAISQPMPEPYASQDPLLQSPQGAQGYSTLESQHQARMAASGQTIAPAQTMQSQTMQSQTTSGQQMASNQNAEGEGGVNMDSMLGVEPVRGLAEEQDADIAEGASAQPVVDGIGTDNPVAVSPPRRQQSTSQSRLIPPPPSSSSSRRQPVEEVAMLMPNDPMAGGGMQSNRSMPPGVMPSSEVACRSELRRLGVAFRDVARIADGPTCGIDYPIELSGLASGVAIRPAVKLNCQVTLAFAKWVKFELVPSSRFRYLSGVGRITPMGGYSCRKMNSRSSNPWSEHARGNAIDIGTITLKSGKEIDVRSKSFFAFREKALLKAVRSDSCKYFSTVLGPGSDPNHWNHFHFDLRTRKSGYRHCD from the coding sequence ATGGCGTATGTTTCCCTTCCGCGTCGTCTTGTGACGTTGCTGATGATTTCCACGGTCATGGTGTCGTGTTCTGCGGAGGGTCTCGTGCCTCCGGCGGAAGTGGACGGCACCACGCGCGTCAGCGCCATCCGCTCGTCGCGGCAGCAGGGCTACAGCGCGCCGGCAGGCGCGGTCAATCAGGTCGAACGAGCCGGGCAGGGTGCCGACTATCCCTCCGCCATATCGCAGCCGATGCCGGAGCCTTACGCCTCGCAGGATCCGCTGCTGCAATCGCCGCAGGGAGCGCAGGGTTATTCGACACTCGAATCCCAGCATCAGGCGCGCATGGCGGCCAGCGGTCAGACTATCGCACCGGCGCAGACCATGCAGAGCCAGACTATGCAATCCCAGACCACGTCCGGGCAGCAGATGGCCAGCAACCAGAACGCCGAAGGTGAGGGCGGCGTGAATATGGATTCCATGCTGGGCGTGGAGCCGGTTCGTGGACTTGCCGAAGAACAGGATGCCGATATTGCCGAAGGCGCTTCGGCGCAGCCTGTGGTGGACGGCATCGGCACCGACAATCCGGTGGCCGTCTCTCCTCCTCGCCGGCAACAGAGCACCAGTCAATCGCGGCTGATACCGCCGCCACCGTCAAGCTCCTCCTCCCGCCGCCAGCCGGTGGAGGAAGTCGCCATGCTCATGCCAAACGATCCGATGGCGGGCGGCGGCATGCAGAGCAACCGGTCGATGCCGCCTGGCGTCATGCCATCCTCCGAAGTTGCCTGCCGCAGCGAATTGCGCCGCCTCGGTGTCGCCTTCCGGGACGTTGCGCGTATTGCCGATGGCCCGACCTGCGGCATCGATTACCCGATCGAACTCAGCGGGCTTGCCAGCGGCGTCGCCATTCGCCCGGCGGTGAAGCTCAATTGTCAGGTCACACTTGCCTTCGCCAAATGGGTGAAGTTCGAACTCGTACCGTCCTCGCGCTTCCGCTATCTCTCCGGCGTCGGCCGCATCACGCCGATGGGCGGTTATTCCTGCCGCAAGATGAATTCGCGTTCCAGCAATCCCTGGTCCGAACACGCCCGCGGCAATGCCATCGATATCGGCACCATCACGTTGAAGAGCGGCAAGGAAATCGACGTCCGCAGCAAGAGCTTCTTCGCCTTCCGCGAAAAGGCGCTGCTGAAGGCGGTGAGGTCCGACAGCTGCAAATATTTCTCCACCGTTCTCGGGCCGGGCAGCGATCCCAACCACTGGAACCATTTTCACTTCGATCTGCGCACCCGCAAGTCGGGTTACAGGCATTGCGACTAG
- a CDS encoding methyl-accepting chemotaxis protein — translation MKNVTISMRLYALVALFLAILAGALTFSLFESYHEMERERKAGLAAMNETAVAILKQYYQLEQGGSLTREAAQQQAKTTIAAMRYGNGSGYFWINDMHPTMVMHPIKPEMNGTDLTANKDPNGKALFVEFVNTVKAGGQGFVDYYWPKPGAPEPVEKFSHVAGFAPWGWVVGTGVYVDDLEATFWREAYFNGGLCVVVGLLVVAVAAFVVRSVTRPIDLIRQSMKRIADGDGAAEIQFADRRNEIGAIAKTLLVLRDSVNERSALQAREADQQRALEEARHGNEMVLRSASERQAHAMERLGHALEALANGDLTVELADIGADYEKLRVDFNRAVGALHGAIEAIARTGHVVNDSASDISGATGNLSRRTEQQAAALEETAAALDEITATVRTASERANEARQMVQDTKTSAGRSGEIVRNAVDAMGRIEDSSKRIGQIISVIDEIAFQTNLLALNAGVEAARAGEAGRGFAVVAQEVRELAQRSANAAKEIKTLINRSAEEVGGGVALVRSTGDALDEIVALVNRVEGHVNSIATAAREQATGLQEINTSVNHMDQMTQQNAAMVEETTAASQTLAEESQQLRSLLSRFELAQGAGRAVSRAA, via the coding sequence ATGAAAAACGTAACAATATCTATGCGCCTTTATGCGCTCGTCGCATTGTTTCTGGCAATACTGGCCGGGGCTCTCACATTCAGCCTGTTTGAAAGCTATCACGAGATGGAGCGCGAGCGCAAAGCCGGGCTTGCAGCGATGAACGAGACGGCCGTCGCCATTCTCAAGCAATATTACCAGCTGGAGCAGGGCGGAAGCCTGACGCGGGAAGCGGCCCAGCAGCAGGCGAAGACAACGATCGCGGCGATGCGTTATGGCAACGGCAGCGGTTACTTCTGGATCAACGACATGCATCCCACCATGGTGATGCACCCGATCAAGCCTGAAATGAACGGCACGGACCTCACCGCCAACAAGGATCCGAACGGCAAGGCGTTGTTCGTGGAATTCGTGAATACGGTGAAGGCGGGCGGTCAGGGTTTTGTCGATTATTACTGGCCGAAGCCCGGTGCGCCGGAACCGGTCGAGAAATTTTCCCATGTCGCGGGCTTCGCCCCGTGGGGCTGGGTTGTCGGCACCGGTGTTTATGTCGATGATCTTGAAGCAACATTCTGGCGTGAGGCGTATTTTAACGGCGGCCTTTGTGTCGTGGTGGGCCTTCTGGTCGTTGCCGTCGCCGCCTTCGTGGTGCGCAGCGTGACACGGCCGATCGATCTCATCCGCCAGAGCATGAAGCGGATCGCTGATGGTGACGGCGCGGCTGAAATCCAGTTTGCCGACCGCCGCAACGAGATTGGTGCGATTGCCAAGACGCTTCTGGTGCTGCGTGACAGCGTCAATGAGCGCAGCGCGCTGCAGGCCCGCGAGGCCGATCAGCAGCGGGCGCTTGAGGAAGCGCGGCACGGCAACGAGATGGTTCTGCGGTCTGCATCCGAGCGGCAGGCGCACGCCATGGAGCGGCTGGGCCATGCGCTCGAGGCGCTTGCCAATGGCGATCTGACGGTCGAACTTGCCGATATCGGCGCGGATTACGAAAAACTGCGTGTGGATTTCAATCGTGCCGTCGGTGCGCTGCATGGCGCGATCGAGGCGATTGCGAGAACTGGCCACGTCGTTAATGACAGCGCCTCCGACATCAGCGGCGCGACCGGCAATCTCTCGCGCCGGACCGAACAGCAGGCGGCGGCGTTGGAAGAGACGGCTGCCGCTCTCGATGAAATTACCGCCACGGTGCGCACCGCCTCCGAACGGGCCAATGAAGCCCGGCAGATGGTGCAGGACACGAAAACCAGCGCCGGCCGTTCGGGTGAGATCGTCCGCAACGCGGTCGATGCCATGGGCCGCATCGAGGATTCCTCGAAACGCATCGGGCAAATCATCTCAGTCATCGACGAAATCGCTTTCCAGACCAATCTTCTGGCGCTGAATGCGGGTGTCGAGGCGGCGCGTGCGGGCGAGGCGGGGCGCGGTTTTGCCGTGGTGGCGCAGGAGGTGCGTGAACTGGCGCAACGCTCCGCCAATGCCGCCAAGGAGATCAAGACCCTTATCAACCGCTCGGCCGAGGAGGTGGGCGGCGGCGTCGCACTCGTGCGTTCCACCGGCGATGCGCTGGACGAGATCGTGGCGCTGGTCAACCGCGTCGAAGGCCATGTGAATTCCATCGCCACGGCGGCGCGGGAACAGGCAACCGGCCTGCAGGAGATCAACACCTCCGTCAACCACATGGACCAGATGACCCAGCAGAACGCCGCCATGGTGGAAGAAACGACGGCGGCCAGCCAGACGCTTGCCGAGGAAAGTCAGCAGCTGCGGTCGCTGCTTTCGCGTTTCGAACTGGCGCAGGGTGCGGGGCGCGCGGTTTCGCGGGCGGCTTGA
- a CDS encoding DUF1883 domain-containing protein, translated as MARPNFRYTHYDLKELRAGTTLEISLSSINNVRLMTGANFQRFTELLDFKYLGGVAKKSPIRIAVPETMHWHLVIDAEGHSGLAESSVKMLPAQPQTTLHRKAS; from the coding sequence ATGGCCCGGCCGAATTTCCGCTATACGCATTATGACCTGAAGGAATTGCGGGCTGGCACCACGCTTGAAATATCGTTGTCGTCCATTAACAATGTCCGCCTGATGACGGGCGCAAATTTCCAGCGTTTCACCGAATTGCTCGACTTCAAATATCTCGGTGGCGTGGCCAAAAAATCGCCGATCCGCATCGCCGTTCCCGAAACCATGCACTGGCACCTGGTCATCGATGCCGAAGGCCATAGCGGTCTGGCGGAATCATCGGTCAAGATGCTGCCGGCGCAGCCGCAGACAACGCTGCATCGCAAAGCATCCTGA
- a CDS encoding replication-associated recombination protein A: MSDDLFAPQVPVEVANRRPLADRLRPKTLAEVSGQPHLTGEEGVLRRMIDSGSLGSMIFWGPPGTGKTTVARLLSGEAGLAFEQISAIFSGVADLKKVFEAARARRMNGRQTLLFVDEIHRFNRAQQDSFLPVMEDGTIILVGATTENPSFELNAALLSRARVLTFGSHDEDSLSELLKRAEEAEGKPLPLTEEARASLVRMADGDGRAVLTLAEEVWRAARKDETFDTEGLTRIVQRRAPVYDKSQDGHYNLISALHKSVRGSDPDAALYYLARMFDAGEDPLYLGRRLVRMAVEDIGLADPQALVVCNAAKDAYDYLGSPEGELALAQACVYLATAPKSNAVYTAFKAAMRAAKENGSLVPPKHILNAPTKLMKGEGYGDGYRYDHDEPDAFSGQDYFPEKMGRTTFYDPPDRGFEREIRKRLDWWAKLRRERGSR; this comes from the coding sequence ATGAGTGACGATCTCTTTGCCCCGCAAGTGCCCGTGGAGGTCGCCAACCGGCGGCCTCTTGCCGATCGTCTGCGTCCGAAAACGCTGGCGGAGGTAAGCGGGCAGCCACATCTGACGGGCGAAGAGGGCGTTCTGCGCCGCATGATCGACAGCGGCTCGCTTGGATCGATGATCTTCTGGGGCCCGCCCGGTACGGGCAAGACCACGGTTGCCCGTCTGCTTTCCGGCGAGGCGGGGCTGGCCTTCGAGCAGATTTCGGCGATCTTTTCCGGTGTCGCCGATCTCAAGAAGGTTTTCGAGGCAGCGCGCGCGCGCCGGATGAATGGCCGGCAGACCCTGCTTTTTGTCGATGAGATTCACCGTTTCAACCGCGCCCAGCAGGATAGCTTTCTTCCCGTGATGGAGGATGGCACCATCATTCTCGTGGGCGCCACGACCGAAAATCCGTCCTTCGAGCTCAATGCCGCTCTTTTGTCGCGCGCGCGTGTCCTGACATTCGGTTCGCATGACGAGGATAGCCTGAGCGAGCTTCTGAAGCGCGCCGAGGAGGCAGAGGGCAAACCCCTGCCGCTGACGGAAGAGGCGCGGGCAAGCCTCGTCCGCATGGCCGATGGCGATGGCCGTGCCGTGCTGACGCTTGCCGAAGAAGTCTGGCGGGCGGCGCGCAAGGATGAGACCTTCGATACCGAAGGGCTGACCCGCATCGTGCAGCGCCGTGCCCCGGTTTACGACAAAAGCCAGGATGGCCACTACAATCTCATTTCCGCGCTGCATAAGTCCGTGCGCGGTTCGGATCCGGATGCGGCACTTTATTATCTCGCCCGCATGTTCGATGCCGGCGAGGACCCGCTTTATCTGGGGCGGCGGCTGGTGCGTATGGCGGTGGAGGATATCGGCCTTGCCGACCCGCAGGCGCTTGTCGTCTGCAATGCCGCCAAGGATGCCTATGATTATCTCGGCTCGCCGGAAGGGGAACTCGCGCTGGCACAGGCCTGCGTTTATCTCGCCACCGCGCCGAAATCCAATGCCGTCTATACCGCCTTCAAGGCGGCGATGCGGGCGGCCAAGGAGAACGGCTCGCTGGTGCCGCCGAAACATATTCTGAACGCGCCGACCAAGCTCATGAAGGGCGAGGGTTATGGCGACGGTTACCGTTATGACCATGACGAACCGGATGCCTTTTCCGGGCAGGATTATTTCCCGGAGAAAATGGGGCGCACGACCTTTTACGATCCGCCGGACAGGGGTTTCGAGCGGGAAATCCGCAAGCGCCTCGACTGGTGGGCGAAGCTGCGCCGCGAGCGGGGGTCGCGTTAG
- a CDS encoding DegQ family serine endoprotease, with product MRSVLKYLSTGFLAALVLLPVGAGAQDNKTVPASHTEMQLSFAPLVKRTAGAVVNVYAERVVQRRASPFAGDPFFEQFFGQQMPNRTEKQSSLGSGVIVTAGGLVVTNNHVIDGADDIKVALADGREFSSKVLMKDDRVDLAVLQIDAKEQFPVLSLGDSDKIEVGDLVLAIGNPFGVGQTVTSGIVSGLARNQVTQGDFGFFIQTDASINPGNSGGALMNMAGELIGINTAIFSKGGGSNGIGFAIPANLVRVFVAAAERGDANFQRPYIGATFDPVTSDVAEALGLHRARGALVVGVTKGGPAEKAGIEPGQVVTAVNGLDVEHPDALGYRLTTAGIGKSAELTVVEKGKEKKLTIALDTAPETAPRDERLLEGRNPFAGATVANLSPKLADELRMPSQVTGVVITDVKRGSPAYRVGFQPKDVILSLNGADIGSTAAVEKALDDNPGFWRVEILRDGQRIRQFLR from the coding sequence ATGCGAAGCGTGTTGAAGTATCTGTCCACTGGCTTTCTCGCCGCGCTCGTTCTCTTGCCCGTGGGCGCCGGGGCGCAGGACAACAAGACCGTGCCGGCAAGCCACACGGAAATGCAGCTTTCCTTCGCGCCGCTGGTGAAGCGCACCGCAGGTGCTGTGGTGAATGTCTATGCCGAGCGTGTCGTGCAGCGGCGTGCCTCCCCCTTTGCCGGCGATCCCTTCTTCGAGCAGTTTTTCGGCCAGCAGATGCCGAACCGGACGGAAAAGCAGTCATCTCTCGGCTCGGGCGTGATCGTGACGGCAGGCGGCCTTGTGGTGACGAACAATCACGTCATCGATGGCGCTGATGATATCAAGGTGGCGCTGGCGGATGGTCGCGAGTTTTCCTCCAAGGTGCTGATGAAGGACGACCGGGTCGATCTCGCCGTGCTGCAGATCGACGCCAAGGAGCAGTTCCCGGTGCTGTCGCTTGGCGATTCCGACAAGATCGAGGTGGGTGATCTGGTGCTCGCCATCGGCAACCCCTTCGGGGTCGGCCAGACGGTGACGAGCGGCATCGTCTCCGGTCTTGCGCGCAACCAGGTGACACAGGGTGATTTCGGCTTCTTCATCCAGACAGACGCCTCCATCAACCCCGGCAATTCCGGCGGTGCGCTGATGAACATGGCGGGTGAGCTGATCGGCATCAATACCGCCATCTTTTCCAAGGGCGGCGGGTCGAACGGCATCGGTTTCGCCATCCCCGCCAATCTGGTTCGGGTGTTCGTGGCGGCCGCGGAGCGCGGCGACGCTAACTTCCAGCGGCCCTATATCGGCGCGACTTTCGATCCGGTGACGTCAGATGTCGCGGAGGCGCTCGGCCTGCATCGCGCCCGCGGTGCGCTCGTCGTCGGCGTCACCAAGGGTGGCCCGGCGGAGAAGGCCGGTATTGAGCCCGGACAGGTGGTGACTGCGGTCAATGGCCTGGACGTGGAGCATCCCGACGCGCTGGGCTATCGCCTGACGACCGCCGGCATCGGCAAATCGGCCGAGTTGACGGTGGTGGAAAAGGGTAAGGAAAAGAAGCTGACCATCGCGCTTGATACGGCACCGGAAACCGCGCCGCGTGACGAACGGCTGCTCGAAGGCCGCAATCCCTTCGCGGGTGCCACCGTTGCCAACCTCTCGCCGAAGCTTGCGGATGAATTGCGCATGCCTTCGCAGGTCACGGGCGTCGTCATCACCGATGTGAAGCGTGGTTCGCCGGCCTATCGCGTCGGTTTCCAGCCGAAAGATGTCATCCTGTCGCTGAATGGTGCGGATATCGGCTCCACCGCTGCGGTTGAAAAGGCGCTGGATGACAATCCCGGCTTCTGGCGCGTGGAAATCCTGCGTGACGGGCAGCGCATCCGGCAGTTTCTGCGATGA
- a CDS encoding lysozyme inhibitor LprI family protein, which yields MHLKPSLLACGILLASSFVSPASAASFDCTKTDLAADEKAICDNRALNDQDVKMGTTFDILTQLMAMGARDTLRDEQSKWLKKRQECAADVACLTGAYEERMKKLGEAFQSINRPL from the coding sequence ATGCATCTGAAACCCAGCCTCCTCGCCTGTGGCATCCTTCTCGCCTCCTCCTTCGTTTCACCGGCCAGCGCCGCAAGCTTCGATTGCACCAAGACCGATCTGGCGGCCGATGAAAAAGCGATCTGCGACAACCGCGCGCTGAACGACCAGGATGTGAAGATGGGCACCACCTTCGACATTCTGACCCAGCTGATGGCGATGGGCGCGCGCGACACCTTGCGCGACGAACAGAGCAAATGGCTGAAGAAGCGCCAGGAATGCGCAGCCGATGTAGCCTGCCTGACGGGTGCCTATGAGGAACGGATGAAGAAGCTCGGCGAAGCGTTCCAAAGCATCAACCGCCCGCTCTGA
- a CDS encoding serine hydrolase domain-containing protein → MKRRTALTLIASLPFARLAQAQGAGNNIRFDPLLRQADALSSLKAVIVSIDGEEVASRAYHGASLNGSTNIKSASKSVISALVGMAIDRRIIEGADQPIATILRGDFPPNPDPRLERITVGNLLSMQSGLERMSGPNYGRWVASRNWVRMALGSGFAGEPGGGMLYSTASTHLLSAILTKASGRSTLSLARDWFRPLDGFSIGGWERDPQGIYLGGNQMAMTARSLLAFGELYRLGGVTPEGERLISQEWISHSWQQRTNSVFNGDGYGYCWFIKEMAGETVYYAWGYGGQMLYIVPARRLSVVMTSREDAPSARTGYRDQLHGLMEDIIRAV, encoded by the coding sequence ATGAAAAGACGAACCGCACTCACCCTCATCGCGTCGCTGCCTTTTGCCCGATTGGCCCAAGCGCAGGGCGCCGGCAACAACATCCGTTTCGATCCGTTGCTGAGGCAGGCGGATGCGCTTTCCAGCCTCAAGGCGGTGATCGTCAGCATCGATGGGGAAGAGGTCGCGAGCCGTGCCTATCATGGGGCCAGCCTCAATGGCTCCACGAATATCAAATCGGCGTCGAAATCGGTCATTTCGGCTCTGGTGGGCATGGCGATCGATCGCAGGATCATTGAGGGCGCAGATCAGCCGATTGCTACCATTCTTCGCGGTGATTTTCCACCTAACCCCGATCCACGACTGGAGCGGATCACCGTCGGCAATCTCCTGTCCATGCAGTCCGGTCTGGAGCGCATGTCCGGCCCGAACTATGGCCGCTGGGTTGCCAGCCGCAACTGGGTGAGAATGGCGCTGGGTTCCGGTTTTGCCGGGGAGCCCGGCGGCGGCATGCTTTATTCCACGGCCTCCACACATCTGCTCTCGGCGATATTGACGAAGGCTTCCGGCCGCTCGACGCTTTCTCTCGCCCGCGACTGGTTCCGGCCACTCGACGGATTTTCCATCGGCGGATGGGAGCGCGATCCGCAGGGCATCTATCTCGGCGGCAACCAGATGGCGATGACGGCGCGTTCCCTGTTGGCCTTCGGCGAGCTTTATCGTCTTGGCGGCGTAACGCCTGAGGGTGAGCGGCTGATCTCACAGGAATGGATCAGCCATTCCTGGCAACAGCGCACCAATTCCGTCTTCAACGGCGATGGTTACGGTTATTGTTGGTTCATCAAGGAGATGGCCGGGGAGACAGTCTATTATGCCTGGGGTTATGGCGGGCAGATGCTCTATATCGTGCCCGCCAGACGGCTTTCCGTGGTCATGACATCGCGTGAGGATGCACCTTCGGCGAGAACCGGTTATCGCGACCAGCTGCATGGTCTCATGGAGGACATTATCCGTGCGGTGTGA
- the ilvD gene encoding dihydroxy-acid dehydratase → MPAYRSRTTTHGRNMAGARGLWRATGMKDSDFGKPIIAVVNSFTQFVPGHVHLKDLGQLVAREIEAAGGVAKEFNTIAVDDGIAMGHDGMLYSLPSREIIADSVEYMVNAHCADAMVCISNCDKITPGMLNAAMRLNIPAVFVSGGPMEAGKVVLHGKTVALDLVDAMVAAADDKISDEDVKIIERSACPTCGSCSGMFTANSMNCLTEALGLSLPGNGSTLATHSDRRRLFVEAGHLIVDLARRYYEQDDETVLPRTIANKAAFENAMSLDIAMGGSTNTVLHILAAAHEGGVDFGMEDIDRLSRKVPCLSKVAPAKQDVHMEDVHRAGGIMRILGELERGGLINRDTYTVHEATLGDAIDRWDITRTNSETVREFFKAAPGGVPTQVAFSQSSRWDDLDTDSDNGVIRSVEKPFSKDGGLAVLYGNIALDGCIVKTAGVDESILKFNGSAVVYESQDAAVKGILGNEVKAGDVVVIRYEGPKGGPGMQEMLYPTSYLKSKGLGKACALITDGRFSGGTSGLSIGHASPEAAQGGAIGLVRQGDLIEIDIPNRTINLKVTDAELASRRAEQEEKGWKPEAPRKRNVTTALKAYAAFASSADKGAVRILPE, encoded by the coding sequence ATGCCAGCCTATCGCTCCAGAACGACAACCCACGGCCGCAACATGGCGGGCGCGCGCGGCCTTTGGCGCGCTACCGGCATGAAGGACAGCGATTTCGGCAAGCCGATCATCGCTGTCGTTAATTCCTTCACGCAGTTCGTGCCGGGCCATGTCCACCTGAAGGATCTCGGCCAGCTCGTCGCCCGCGAAATCGAGGCGGCAGGCGGCGTTGCCAAGGAATTCAACACGATCGCGGTCGATGATGGTATCGCCATGGGCCATGACGGCATGCTCTATTCGCTGCCGTCGCGCGAGATCATCGCGGATTCGGTGGAATATATGGTCAATGCCCATTGCGCCGACGCCATGGTTTGCATTTCCAACTGCGACAAGATCACGCCCGGCATGCTGAATGCGGCGATGCGCCTCAACATCCCCGCCGTTTTCGTGTCCGGCGGTCCGATGGAAGCGGGCAAGGTCGTTCTGCATGGCAAGACGGTCGCGCTCGATCTGGTCGATGCGATGGTGGCTGCTGCCGACGACAAGATTTCCGACGAAGACGTCAAGATCATCGAACGTTCCGCTTGCCCGACCTGCGGTTCCTGCTCCGGCATGTTCACCGCCAATTCCATGAACTGTCTGACCGAGGCGCTGGGTCTTTCTTTGCCCGGCAACGGCTCGACGCTTGCCACCCACTCGGATCGCCGGCGGCTGTTCGTCGAGGCCGGGCATCTGATCGTTGATCTGGCGCGCCGTTATTACGAGCAGGACGACGAAACCGTTCTGCCGCGCACCATCGCCAACAAGGCGGCGTTTGAGAACGCCATGTCGCTGGATATCGCCATGGGCGGCTCCACCAATACGGTGCTGCATATTCTGGCCGCAGCCCATGAGGGCGGCGTCGATTTCGGCATGGAGGATATCGACCGTCTTTCCCGCAAGGTTCCCTGCCTTTCCAAGGTCGCCCCTGCCAAGCAGGACGTGCATATGGAAGACGTTCACCGCGCCGGTGGCATCATGCGTATTCTCGGCGAGCTGGAGCGTGGCGGTCTTATCAACCGCGATACCTATACGGTGCACGAGGCGACGCTGGGCGATGCCATCGACCGCTGGGATATCACCCGCACCAATAGCGAAACGGTACGCGAATTCTTCAAGGCTGCCCCTGGCGGCGTACCGACACAGGTTGCCTTCAGCCAGTCCTCGCGTTGGGACGATCTGGATACGGACAGCGACAACGGCGTTATCCGCTCGGTTGAGAAGCCCTTCTCCAAGGATGGTGGTCTGGCCGTGCTTTACGGCAACATCGCGCTTGACGGCTGCATCGTGAAGACGGCGGGTGTCGACGAATCCATCCTGAAATTCAACGGTTCGGCAGTCGTTTACGAAAGCCAGGACGCGGCCGTGAAGGGTATTCTCGGCAATGAGGTCAAGGCGGGTGACGTCGTTGTTATTCGTTATGAAGGACCGAAGGGTGGTCCGGGCATGCAGGAAATGCTCTATCCTACCAGCTATCTGAAATCCAAGGGCCTCGGCAAAGCCTGCGCGCTCATCACAGACGGGCGTTTCTCCGGTGGCACGTCGGGCCTTTCCATCGGTCATGCCTCGCCGGAAGCGGCGCAGGGCGGAGCCATCGGCCTCGTGCGTCAGGGTGACCTGATCGAGATCGATATTCCGAACCGCACCATCAACCTCAAGGTTACGGATGCCGAACTGGCGTCGCGCCGCGCCGAGCAGGAAGAAAAGGGCTGGAAGCCCGAAGCACCGCGCAAGCGCAATGTCACGACAGCGCTGAAGGCCTATGCGGCTTTTGCGTCGAGCGCGGACAAGGGTGCGGTGCGGATCCTGCCGGAGTAA
- the msrP gene encoding protein-methionine-sulfoxide reductase catalytic subunit MsrP, translating into MPAYRPPHIASSEITPKSFYLSRRNFLGTAAGFAAMGLAGREAIAAPLSAKAGAYKLDEKLTPLDAVTSYNNFYEFGVGKSDPKENSGKFKPAPWTVKVDGLVSKPQEFGIEELMKYQLEERTYRMRCVEGWSMVIPWIGFPLASLLDKVEPQSSAKYVSFETVVRPEEMPGQSGLFQPLSWPYVEGLRLDEARHPLTILAVGLYGETLPNQNGAPIRLVVPWKYGFKGIKSIVRISLTEKQPETTWKNSNAREYGFYSNVNPHVDHPRWSQATEQRIGEGGFFGTQNRPTLMFNGYDEVANLYSGMDLKANY; encoded by the coding sequence ATGCCCGCCTATCGTCCGCCCCATATCGCATCTTCAGAGATAACGCCTAAATCCTTTTATCTGTCCCGACGCAACTTCCTCGGAACAGCGGCAGGCTTTGCTGCCATGGGATTGGCCGGCCGCGAAGCCATTGCCGCACCGCTCTCCGCCAAGGCCGGCGCCTATAAGCTGGACGAAAAGCTCACTCCGCTCGACGCCGTCACCAGCTACAATAATTTCTACGAATTCGGTGTCGGCAAGTCCGACCCGAAGGAGAATTCCGGCAAGTTCAAGCCGGCGCCCTGGACAGTGAAGGTGGACGGCCTCGTCTCCAAGCCGCAGGAATTCGGCATAGAAGAGCTGATGAAATATCAACTCGAGGAGCGCACCTATCGCATGCGCTGCGTCGAAGGCTGGTCGATGGTCATTCCGTGGATCGGTTTTCCGCTCGCGAGCCTGCTGGACAAGGTGGAGCCGCAGAGCAGCGCCAAATACGTTTCCTTCGAGACGGTCGTACGGCCAGAGGAAATGCCGGGCCAGAGCGGCCTTTTCCAGCCTCTTTCATGGCCCTATGTCGAAGGCCTGCGTCTCGATGAAGCGCGCCATCCGCTCACCATCCTCGCCGTCGGGCTTTATGGCGAGACGCTGCCGAACCAGAACGGCGCGCCGATCCGGCTTGTCGTGCCGTGGAAGTACGGTTTCAAGGGTATCAAATCCATCGTCCGCATTTCGCTCACCGAAAAGCAGCCGGAAACGACCTGGAAAAACTCCAACGCCCGCGAATATGGCTTCTATTCCAACGTCAATCCGCATGTGGACCATCCCCGCTGGAGCCAGGCGACGGAACAGCGCATCGGCGAAGGCGGCTTTTTCGGCACCCAGAACCGCCCTACCCTGATGTTCAACGGTTATGACGAGGTGGCAAACCTCTATTCCGGCATGGATCTGAAAGCGAATTATTGA